The genomic stretch TGAATGGATATGGATCATGAGAAATCCCTTTGTTGTTATAATTTAATATTTAGAGCAAAATGCATACCAGCTTTTTAATTAATTCCTTTAAAAGCACGTCCTTGTGCATCTACTCCATGAATATAAATTAAATTTTATGAAGCCTGAAATCGGCTTGACCATCCAATGTTATACACCAACTGGCATTTGGTTCGCCAAGTATTTTTTACATAAGCGTACCGTTTCATTTGACCATTGATCACCTAAACTCAGTGCCATTTCGGTGCTGGCATGTGATCCATTCCATGCCATGATTTGAATCCGACGTTGCATAATAAAGGTGGGAATAAGTGCATATTCGGCATCACTAATATGGCCGATGCGCTCATAGCCTTTGAGCCAATGCTCAACCCATTCTGGTGCAGCCGCATGATGTTCATTAAAGCTAATCGCAGCGGCCAAATCATGCATAAACCAGCTCATGCCGCAGTCATCAAAATCAATCACACCAATGCGTTCATTATTGAGCAGTAAATTGGTTAAACGCAGGTCTGCGTGGATTAAACCATAGCGATCTGCGCCTTGACCAAAATCATCGAGCTTGGCTTTGATAATGCCCAGTGTCTCATCAATAATGCGGTGATCTTGGGGATTTAAATGTGGTGCATGCTGCCAGTTGCCCCAGTGTCCGTCAGACCCAACCATGGTCTGGTGATTCCACACGATGCGTTTAAAATGTGCAGGTGGTTGCCATTGCTTACTATGTTGATGTAATCGCCCCGTAATTTGTCCCAATTGCTGAAATGCCGCTGGACTCACATCGACGGTGGGCATTTCACCATCCACCCAATTAAACAGCACCGCATAGCGCTGGGTGTTTTCATCTAAATTTAAGCAGAGTACGCGTTGTCCCTGTTGTGCAGGAATGGCTTGGGGGACTGCAATACCATTGCTATTGAGTGCATCGAG from Acinetobacter pullicarnis encodes the following:
- a CDS encoding phosphotransferase enzyme family protein is translated as MSVEQNEYLSHNQLLQLASQAMTFYSNAYQGDIRLLCQSENATFIIRTPQARYALRIHRPHYHSKQDIESELAWLDALNSNGIAVPQAIPAQQGQRVLCLNLDENTQRYAVLFNWVDGEMPTVDVSPAAFQQLGQITGRLHQHSKQWQPPAHFKRIVWNHQTMVGSDGHWGNWQHAPHLNPQDHRIIDETLGIIKAKLDDFGQGADRYGLIHADLRLTNLLLNNERIGVIDFDDCGMSWFMHDLAAAISFNEHHAAAPEWVEHWLKGYERIGHISDAEYALIPTFIMQRRIQIMAWNGSHASTEMALSLGDQWSNETVRLCKKYLANQMPVGV